The window TTAGGCGGAACGGAATTTTATACCTCCTTAGATCCTTCTTCAGGCGGATTTTTCGTAACCATGAAAGCGGATCAGAGCCTTAATGCCGCAGAACTAATCAATCGTTTTTTTTCGACAAAGGAACTTCCTGATATTGATATAGTCGATTTCGAACTGGATGGGAATTTCAAAGACTCCTCCTTTTCCTTCGAGATAGACTGCACTACCGATTGGGAAATCGATTTCGGCGGAAACTTGCCGGTCGTATTCAGCCAATTGGGAATTCAAGGGGAATACGCCCCTCCCGACGAAGACTCGTCCGGTGATCCGACAACTACCGGTTCGATCGTGGGAATACTTTTGATCGGTAATTGGAATTTAGATGTGGAGATCGATTGGGGAACTTCCCTTAGCATCGAAGTGCAGATTCCGCAGATCAACGTAACTTGGTTGATCGATCAACTATTACACGAAATACATATACCGATCGAGCTTCCTGATTTTATGATCCAAAACCTGGACGTAAAAATCACACCTAAGACGAAAGAATTTACAATCCAAGGCGGATCATCGGATACGATCGATTTCTTTTCAGGATTGGATCTAAAAATAAATTCGTTTCAAGCGCAGAGAAAACTTAGCGATCCGACTAACGGGATCTATTCTAGCACCGCGAGCATTAGTATCACGTTGGATGTTGGAGGAGTCGGCCTCGTTCTTTCGGGGACATACGATTCCAGTATTTCCTCGCAAAACGGAAAACCGTCTACAGAATGGAACTTTAAATTACAACAACAGAATACGCCGATTCCGTTCGGTAAGCTTATCGAAAAATTCGGGAACTGGATCGGTATCGATCTTCCGATGTGGGTAGGGGATCTAAATCTACAACAGTTCTATCTGGAATTCAACATAGGAGCCGCGAACAAATATTTCATCACGTCCGGAGCCGTCTACGACGGAACCGCAATGTTGGGAAGGTTTAGTCTCTTTGCCGAAAAAAACGATTCGACAGATACGTATTTGGGAAGCGTGCAGGATTATCTAACTTCGATTAACTCAGGGACGTATCAATCTGCGCCGGATACGTATTGGGATTACATACTCGACTTTGAAGTGGAGATCAATATTGACGCGGCAAATTTCCCCTTAGTGGGCTCGGAAATCAACTCCATACAAGCGATGAAATTACAATCAATCGCTTGCGCGATCGCATCTAGAAAATTTACCCAGGATGAAATCACCACTCTTGTCAATCGCTTACCGCAAGGCGCCTTAATACCTCCGGTTAAGGACATAGATAAGGGCAAAAATTTTTCCACTCATATACAACTCGGAAGTTCCGTATTGTCGCTCGCTATGCCTTTGGACGGGCCTTCGGCGGGCGGCGCCGGAAATAATTTTCCAGTCAATCCGGCCTCACCTCTCCAGCCGAACTATCCTATTACCCCCGCACAGCGAAGCACGGTTGATAAAACCAAATGGTTCGCCTTGAACGTTCATCTCGGATCCGTTACTCTGCAAAGAATCGGAGTCCGATTTGAAAACTCGAAAGTTACGTTTCTCCTAGACGCTTTCCTAAGTCTGGGCGGTATAGAAATCGGCTTAGCGGGATTAGGCGTTACGAGTCCTTTCGATCATTTTCAACCTAGCTTTATGCTCGAAGGACTAAGCGTAACCTATTCTAATCCTCCGGTTACGATCGGAGGAGGATTCCTAAAAGCGGCGGAAGGATTGTACGAAGGGCAAGCTATCCTGGGCCTCACTCAATTTGAACTTTCCGCGTTGGGCGCTTATTCGAATCGGAACGGAACAGTTTCCTTCTTCGTGTATTTGGATTATTCCGAGCCGCTCGGAGGGCCTCCGTATTTTTATGTAATGGGTTTAGCCGGCGGGTTCGGATACAACTTTACCCTGAATGTCCCTGGAGTGGATCAAATACGGAATTTTCCTTTCGTACAGATAGCGGAAGGATCGGAATCTTCCGCGAATTCCGATCCGGTCGCGATGCTTCAATATCTGGACGAAAATCGGATCACAGTTCCAAAATCGGGAGAATACTGGTTTGCCGCAGGTATACGATTTCTGACATTCCAGATGATCGATTCGTTCGCGCTCGCCACAGCGCAGTTAGGCGATCATTTCGAATTGGATCTCGTCGGATTATCCACCCTGACTATTCCACAGGGCGTTTCAAATCCGATCGCCGAAGCGCAAATGGCGCTCAAGGCGTCTTTCGACCCGCAAAATGGATTCTTCGGAATCAGCGCTCAATTGACTCCAAGTTCCTATATACTGTCGAAAGATTGTCACCTAACGGGAGGATTCGCTTACTTCGTTTGGCTCGGCGGGGATCACGCGGGAGATTTCGTAGTGACTTTCGGGGGATACCATCCGAGCTTCCAAGTCCCCGCTCACTATCCGAATGTTCCCCGTCTCGGGATTTATTGGCAAATCGGATCAAATATTAGTATTCAAGGATATTCTTATTTTGCTCTTACTCCTGGATATCTGATGGCCGGCGGAGGCTTGGAAGCGGTCTGGAGTTGCGGTAATTTAAGCGCTTGGTTTTCGGCTTACGTCGATTTTCTTCTTCGCTGGAAACCCTTTCACTACGATGCGGATTGCGGTGTCGACATCGGAGTCTCTTATCGATTCTCGATCGACCTATTGTTCTACACGATACACATTACGATCACCGTTCATATCGGCGCGGATATTCATTTCTGGGGTCCCGACTTTAGCGGAATCGCAAAAATTCATCTATGGATTGTTTCATTCTCGATCAGCTTCGGCGATAGCGGCCAACATCCTGATCCAATCAAGTGGTCGGAATTTAAAACTTCTTTCTTGCCGCAACAGGATGGTCAGACTCGCGGATTCGAAATATCCGCGACATCGG is drawn from Leptospira fainei serovar Hurstbridge str. BUT 6 and contains these coding sequences:
- a CDS encoding DUF6603 domain-containing protein; amino-acid sequence: MPIVETQTFALKLLTDLFNRVKNTAGDLLIDQNLLGQDHLPKIWNTVFSVDHLKLGSIQVDAQDTSTGNFTVKGKIDLIPFQNKGIQLQNLGVQIQFFASKDSNKPTETVIECIVDFQGLPTEWDILSLYPYLPPFMNYQTDMLAEGAQESFLRKISFQDIQTRFSSYDFWRVRNEEAETPGLQLLTTLPSDPTLGLELLRAGFNFSSTIVADGDFWGEVKLIQPDLNKLTVFGVAGVDDQGSGNVLIGHSLQDPTTQQYPSLSIGGLKIELRRLCIYSGLENISGAPPGFFFEVYLGPEGGGLELIVQTGIGSTSARILGIFDKGITLSEVESLLGLSNLAQMLPAGHELGQLTLNYLELGISISPMRLDTLEFHITTEKPISVFHDKVEITPTLIWNRYYPQGSDSPTSTLSIAGDWILGGTEFYTSLDPSSGGFFVTMKADQSLNAAELINRFFSTKELPDIDIVDFELDGNFKDSSFSFEIDCTTDWEIDFGGNLPVVFSQLGIQGEYAPPDEDSSGDPTTTGSIVGILLIGNWNLDVEIDWGTSLSIEVQIPQINVTWLIDQLLHEIHIPIELPDFMIQNLDVKITPKTKEFTIQGGSSDTIDFFSGLDLKINSFQAQRKLSDPTNGIYSSTASISITLDVGGVGLVLSGTYDSSISSQNGKPSTEWNFKLQQQNTPIPFGKLIEKFGNWIGIDLPMWVGDLNLQQFYLEFNIGAANKYFITSGAVYDGTAMLGRFSLFAEKNDSTDTYLGSVQDYLTSINSGTYQSAPDTYWDYILDFEVEINIDAANFPLVGSEINSIQAMKLQSIACAIASRKFTQDEITTLVNRLPQGALIPPVKDIDKGKNFSTHIQLGSSVLSLAMPLDGPSAGGAGNNFPVNPASPLQPNYPITPAQRSTVDKTKWFALNVHLGSVTLQRIGVRFENSKVTFLLDAFLSLGGIEIGLAGLGVTSPFDHFQPSFMLEGLSVTYSNPPVTIGGGFLKAAEGLYEGQAILGLTQFELSALGAYSNRNGTVSFFVYLDYSEPLGGPPYFYVMGLAGGFGYNFTLNVPGVDQIRNFPFVQIAEGSESSANSDPVAMLQYLDENRITVPKSGEYWFAAGIRFLTFQMIDSFALATAQLGDHFELDLVGLSTLTIPQGVSNPIAEAQMALKASFDPQNGFFGISAQLTPSSYILSKDCHLTGGFAYFVWLGGDHAGDFVVTFGGYHPSFQVPAHYPNVPRLGIYWQIGSNISIQGYSYFALTPGYLMAGGGLEAVWSCGNLSAWFSAYVDFLLRWKPFHYDADCGVDIGVSYRFSIDLLFYTIHITITVHIGADIHFWGPDFSGIAKIHLWIVSFSISFGDSGQHPDPIKWSEFKTSFLPQQDGQTRGFEISATSGIVKDLSKDTSSKVQWVINPHTLSLSFATSIPLRKTSFGKDTLTSENPAFGIAPMDRKSTDILNSAASITITRDGESAEGDFVLDPLYKNVPDSLWGQSISADLNSKAVLSGILMGYEISPKPIPNPAVTSNIPLFRLEFADDPIQNAYVWETVTEPNIGNLNPEQRRDKIIGTISQTAHSRSDLFSAFGFVPDDFDLSNLSKGSDNAFLTPPKIYS